One part of the Solanum dulcamara chromosome 3, daSolDulc1.2, whole genome shotgun sequence genome encodes these proteins:
- the LOC129882678 gene encoding sterol 3-beta-glucosyltransferase UGT80A2-like has translation MAESSTNIGQVSVSIEKDVVDENGDDNACGAVVADLDGREVVGGSASNGVNDSSGTSGAEVARVNTLPHKIFNSDKSESHSGHLKLGRSKSETPTHNSQFAQEAANIFDVKNSEQQKLKLLKRIATVKDNGTVEFEIPGDEESRVLGVDSQSVCNEVEDEPLDEIELHYIPPIQIVMLIVGTRGDVQPFIAIGKRLQDYGHRVRLASHANFKEFVLTAGLEFYPLGGDPKVLAGYMVKNKGFLPSGPSEIPVQRNQLKDIIGSLLPACKEPDMDTGVPFKADAMIANPPAYGHAHVAEALKIPIHIFFTMPWTPTSEFPHPLSRVKQPAGYRLSYQIVDSLIWLGIRDMINDTRKKKLKLRPVTYLSGSQVSELDIPHGYIWSPHLVSKPKDWGPKVDVVGFCFLDLASGYEPPESLVNWLKDGQKPIYIGFGSLPVQEPEKMTQIIVEALERTGQRGILNKGWGGLGNLAEPKDFVYLLDNCPHDWLFLQCSAVVHHGGAGTTAAGLKAACPTTIVPFFGDQPFWGERVHARGVGPPPIPVDEFSLPKLVDAIKFMLDPKVKERAVELAKAMENEDGVTGAVKAFFKHLPRDKNEPDLDQTPAPPSLFSLRRCFGFS, from the exons ATGGCGGAGTCTTCAACGAATATTGGTCAAGTGTCAGTGTCGATAGAGAAGGACGTTGTAGATGAAAATGGTGATGATAATGCTTGTGGTGCTGTTGTTGCTGACCTGGATGGCAGAGAAGTCGTTGGTGGTTCAGCTTCCAATGGCGTCAATGACTCTTCAG GGACTTCTGGTGCGGAAGTTGCAAGAGTAAATACACTGCCTCACAAAATTTTTAACTCAGACAAATCTGAATCACATTCAGGTCACCTTAAGTTGGGAAGATCAAAATCTGAGACACCTACACATAATAGTCAATTTGCTCAAGAGGCAGCAAATATCTTTGATGTCAAAAATTCTGAACAACAGAAG CTCAAGTTGTTGAAGAGAATCGCTACTGTCAAAGACAATGGAACTGTAGAATTTGAGATTCCGGGTGATGAAGAATCCAGGGTGCTTGGAGTTGACTCTCAAAGTGTCTGTAATGAAGTTGAAGATGAACCTCTTGATGAAATAGAACTTCACTATATTCCCCCAATACAGATTGTAATGCTTATTGTTGGAACACGTGGTGATGTGCAACCTTTTATTGCAATTGGCAAACGTTTACAG GATTATGGCCATCGAGTGAGGCTGGCAAGCCATGCAAATTTCAAAGAGTTTGTCTTAACTGCTGGGTTGGAGTTCTATCCCCTTGGGGGTGATCCAAAAGTTTTGGCCGGAT ATATGGTTAAAAACAAGGGATTCTTACCTTCTGGACCCTCAGAAATTCCTGTTCAGAGAAACCAGTTGAAGGATATTATAGGTTCTCTACTCCCAGCTTGCAAAGAACCTGATATGGATACTGGGGTACCCTTTAAAGCAGATGCAATGATTGCTAATCCCCCAGCATATG GGCATGCACATGTTGCAGAAGCACTGAAAATTCcaattcatattttctttacaATGCCATGGAC TCCAACTAGCGAATTTCCTCATCCATTGTCCCGTGTTAAACAACCAGCTGGATATCGG CTATCGTATCAGATTGTTGACTCCTTGATTTGGCTAGGAATACGAGATATGATAAATGATACCCGGAAAAAAAAACTGAAGCTAAGACCAGTCACATATTTAAGCGGTTCTCAAGTCTCTGAGCTGGATATCCCACATGGATATATTTGGAGTCCTCACCTTGTTTCTAAACCAAAAG ATTGGGGACCAAAGGTAGATGTGGTGGGATTTTGCTTCCTCGATCTTGCATCTGGTTATGAACCTCCAGAATCACTAGTAAATTGGCTGAAAGATGGTCAGAAACCCATTTACATTGGCTTTGGTAGCCTT CCTGTTCAAGAGCCAGAGAAAATGACCCAAATAATTGTTGAAGCATTGGAACGCACGGGACAAAGGGGGATCCTTAACAAAGGTTGGGGTGGCCTTGGCAATT TGGCTGAACCAAAGGATTTTGTGTACTTGCTTGATAATTGTCCCCATGATTGGCTATTCTTACAATGTTCTGCAGTG GTGCACCATGGGGGTGCTGGAACAACGGCTGCTGGTCTTAAAGCTGCG TGTCCAACAACTATTGTCCCCTTCTTTGGTGACCAGCCATTTTGGGGGGAAAGGGTGCACGCTAGAGGTGTAGGCCCTCCACCTATACCTGTCGATGAATTTTCACTTCCTAAGCTGGTCGATGCAATTAAATTCATGCTTGATCCTAAG GTAAAGGAGCGTGCAGTTGAGCTGGCTAAGGCGATGGAGAATGAAGATGGGGTCACTGGAGCAGTAAAAGCCTTCTTTAAGCATCTTCCTCGCGACAAGAATGAGCCTGATCTTGATCAAACACCTGCACCACcaagtttattttctttaagaagATGCTTCGGTTTTTCCTAG